One Nicotiana tomentosiformis chromosome 4, ASM39032v3, whole genome shotgun sequence genomic window carries:
- the LOC104110795 gene encoding uncharacterized protein has protein sequence MAQGGPNMDQFEAYFRRADLDQDGRISGAEAVAFLKGSNLPQPVLAQIWTHADQSRTGFLSRPEFYNALKLVTVAQSKRDLTPDIVKAALYGPASAKIPAPQINLAAIASPQLNSVGAAPAQQMGAGVPTASQNHGIRGQLPPTTGMNQQYLTSQASHSVRPPAPTAATASRPQQSLAGMNFPRGGSLTGPGLPNSNISNDYLGSRQAAISTGPTMQPPNRGMSPLIPPVTQTLQGSLSLPSMTAANTKATGSSGNGFASDTMFGGETFSAGQSVPKKSSSTPNLNFSVTSAPTSSAMVPVTTESQTSAKPDPFAAFNTITRQSPVNQQQVTPPVSKPNQQVSVLPVSSSGTPVASVHPTPDQSQVPWPKMTRAGVQKYAKVFMEVDSDRDGKISGQQARDLFLNWRLPREVLKQVWDLADQDNDSMLSLREFCLALYLMERYREGRSLPSTLPNSVMLDETLLALAGPPVTYGSTGWSPASGLRPQGLPGVQPVTHPGLRPPTRGAFPQPDQSMQFNQQNARATSMDNSHMDRLSNGEQNMLEPKGEEAVAGEKKDESKDNVLLDSREKLEFYRTKMQDLVLYKSRCDNRLNEITERALADKREAEMLAKKYEEKYKQVAEIASKLTIEEASFRDTQERKLELQQAISKMEQGGSADGILQVRADRVQHDLEELLKALADRCKKHELNIKSTALIELPPGWQPGIPEISAVWDEDWDKFEDEGFSFDVAVPANSKSTSNQKESSPLQGDSPDSVSNADTKSDNYSAKGNNNNFETDLMYMHSDEESKSPQGSPRERTAFDSPSGEYSDNHFGKSFKTESETDRFDEPGWGTFDNNDDVDSVWGFNAKESDHVKHGEKHFFDSTDFGASPIRTESPGAEGRYQKNSPFTFEDSVPGSPLSRAGNSPRYSVGSKDPFFDSFSRYDSFSTHDHGSSPRKETLTRFDSISSTSGFDHSRGYSFDDSDPFGSSGPFKVSSESQNAKKSSDHWSSF, from the exons ATGGCGCAAGGAGGACCAAATATGGACCAATTTGAAGCTTATTTTCGCAGAGCGGATTTGGATCAAGATGGAAGAATCAGTGGTGCTGAAGCCGTTGCTTTTTTAAAAGGATCTAATTTACCTCAACCTGTTCTAGCTCAG ATATGGACACATGCTGACCAGAGCCGTACTGGGTTTCTTAGCCGTCCAGAGTTTTATAATGCTCTTAAACTCGTAACAGTGGCACAGAGTAAACGAGATTTAACGCCAGATATTGTGAAGGCGGCTTTATATGGTCCTGCTTCTGCTAAAATCCCTGCTCCACAGATTAACCTTGCAGCGATCGCTTCTCCCCAGTTAAATTCAGTTGGTGCTGCACCTGCACAGCAGATGGGTGCTGGTGTACCAACAGCTTCTCAAAATCACGGCATCAGAGGACAGCTACCTCCTACAACAGGTATGAACCAGCAATATCTCACTTCTCAAGCCAGCCACTCAGTGAGGCCACCTGCTCCAACTGCAGCTACTGCATCACGTCCCCAGCAATCTCTTGCTGGTATGAATTTCCCCAGGGGTGGTAGTTTGACAGGTCCTGGTCTTCCAAACTCAAACATTTCAAATGACTATCTAGGGAGCAGACAAGCAGCAATATCTACTGGACCTACTATGCAGCCTCCTAATAGAGGAATGAGCCCTTTGATTCCTCCAGTTACGCAAACTCTTCAGGGATCTCTTTCACTGCCTTCCATGACAGCAGCTAATACAAAAGCTACTGGTAGTTCTGGAAATGGTTTTGCTTCGGACACAATGTTTGGAGGTGAAACCTTCTCTGCAGGCCAATCTGTACCCAAGAAGTCCTCGTCTACTCCAAACTTAAACTTTTCTGTGACTAGTGCACCAACCTCTTCAGCTATGGTTCCAGTTACCACTGAGTCTCAAACTTCAGCCAAGCCTGACCCCTTTGCTGCATTCAATACTATTACAAGGCAATCTCCTGTGAATCAGCAGCAAGTAACCCCACCTGTGTCCAAACCTAATCAACAGGTTTCTGTTTTGCCAGTTTCATCATCTGGAACTCCAGTGGCATCTGTCCATCCAACTCCTGATCAGTCACAAGTTCCTTGGCCAAAAATGACAAGAGCAGGTGTTCAGAAATACGCAAAAGTGTTTATGGAGGTGGATTCAGATAGAGATGGAAAAATCTCTGGGCAACAAGCACGAGATTTATTCTTGAACTGGAGACTGCCAAGAG AGGTCTTGAAGCAGGTGTGGGACTTGGCTGATCAAGATAATGACAGCATGCTATCTTTGAGGGAGTTTTGTTTAGCTCTGTATTTAATGGAACGATATAGGGAAGGACGCTCTCTTCCATCTACACTACCGAATAGCGTTATGCTTGATGAGACTTTGCTGGCCCTGGCAGGCCCGCCTGTTACTTATGGAAGCACTGGCTGGAGCCCTGCTTCTG GCTTAAGACCACAAGGATTGCCTGGTGTACAGCCAGTTACACATCCTGGATTAAGACCTCCTACACGGGGGGCATTCCCTCAGCCTGACCAATCGATGCAATTTAATCAGCAAAACGCTAGAGCAACATCAATGGATAATTCTCATATGGACCGACTAAGTAATGGGGAGCAGAATATGCTGGAGCCAAAGGGAGAAGAGGCAGTTGCAGGAGAGAAAAAG GATGAGAGCAAGGACAATGTGCTTCTGGATTCCAGGGAGAAGCTTGAATTCTACCGCACAAAAATGCAGGATCTT GTTTTGTACAAAAGTAGATGCGATAATCGACTTAATGAAATCACTGAAAGGGCATTGGCTGATAAACGCGAG GCTGAGATGCTTGCAAAAAAATATGAAGAGAAATACAAGCAAGTTGCAGAAATTGCTTCTAAACTGACAATTGAAGAGGCGTCATTTCGTGATACTCAG GAGAGGAAGCTGGAGTTACAACAGGCAATCAGTAAAATGGAACAAGGTGGCAGCGCTGATGGTATTCTTCAG GTTCGCGCTGATCGCGTACAGCATGATCTTGAGGAGCTACTGAAGGCCCTGGCTGATCGTTGCAAGAAACATGAGCTTAATATTAAGTCAACTGCATTAATTGAACTCCCCCCTG GCTGGCAACCTGGTATTCCGGAGATATCAGCCGTTTGGGATGAAGATTGGGATAAATTCGAAGATGAAG GATTTTCTTTTGATGTAGCTGTGCCTGCAAATTCCAAATCCACATCTAATCAGAAGGAAAGTTCTCCACTTCAAGGCGATTCCCCTGATTCCGTGTCAAATGCTGATACCAAGTCAGACAACTATTCTGCTAAAGgaaataataacaattttgaGACTGATTTGATGTATATGCATAGCGACGAGGAGTCAAAAAGTCCACAGGGCAGTCCAAGAGAACGGACAGCATTTGATAGTCCATCCGGTGAATACTCTGATAACCATTTCGGCAAGAGCTTTAAAACCGAATCTGAAACTGATAG ATTTGATGAACCTGGCTGGGGTACGTTTGACAATAATGATGATGTGGATTCTGTTTGGGGTTTCAATGCTAAG GAGTCGGATCATGTCAAACATGGAGAGAAGCATTTCTTTGACTCAACTGATTTCGGTGCAAGTCCAATAAGAACAGAATCTCCTGGGGCTGAAGGTAGATACCAGAAGAATAGCCCATTTACTTTTGAGGATTCAGTTCCTGGGTCACCACTTTCAAGAGCAGGAAATTCTCCGAGGTATAGTGTAGGATCAAAGGATCCTTTCTTTGATAGTTTCTCAAGGTATGATTCCTTCAGTACACATGATCATGGATCTTCTCCACGAAAGGAGACTCTCACGAGGTTCGACTCCATAAGTAGTACCAGTGGTTTTGATCATAGTCGAGGATACTCATTTGACGACTCTGATCCATTTGGTTCCAGCGGCCCATTTAAGGTCTCATCTGAGAGTCAGAATGCAAAAAAAAGTTCAGATCATTGGAGTTCTTTCTAG
- the LOC104110794 gene encoding uncharacterized protein At5g43822-like, with the protein MENIVKKYQQRFRKVKEEMDTWIDLQSRLLSQFTNVSSIIQRLQVLQNSKNYGALRCVEGIQEAVLLKQMESLQIILISMNQTLEKFRSVVLSLEKMVRDGRQLVKGGSTQVTVKQLQQRVGIKPSIADCLDGLKLLCEMHQSECRLKLSVISAISAVALKPSATDDLGALQQLLVDQPNIPKEEVQFIFDIIFAEEMA; encoded by the exons ATGGAAAATATAGTTAAAAAGTATCAGCAGAGATTCAGGAAAGTGAAAGAAGAGATGGACACGTGGATTGATCTTCAATCTCGACTGCTTTCTCAGTTCACTAATGTTTCTTCCATCATTCAGAGATTACAG GTTCTTCAAAATTCTAAGAATTATGGTGCATTGAGATGTGTTGAAGGCATTCAAGAAGCTGTTTTGCTTAAACAAATGGAGTCTCTTCAAATTATTTTGATTTCTATGAATCAAACTTT GGAAAAATTTCGTTCTGTCGTGTTATCGCTTGAGAAGATGGTTCGTGATGGTAGACAGCTCGTAAAAGGGGGATCCACTCAGGTAACTGTGAAACAGCTGCAGCAACGTGTTGGGATAAAACCAAGTATTGCTGATTGCTTGGATGGGCTAAAACTTCTTTGTGAGATGCACCAATCGGA GTGTCGTCTTAAATTATCGGTCATATCAGCAATATCAGCAGTTGCGTTAAAACCCAG TGCAACTGATGATTTAGGTGCGCTACAGCAACTGTTGGTTGATCAGCCTAACATCCCCAAAGAGGAAG TACAATTCATTTTTGATATCATATTTGCGGAAGAGATGGCTTGA